Genomic window (Candidatus Eisenbacteria bacterium):
CAGCGCAGCAAGTCAGGGACGAGTGATGGGCGACAATTAGAACCACCGCCCGGCGCCAGACGGCGCGCTGCGCCACCTGATCGATCATGGCGAGGGGATCTCGGCGGCGGCGGTCGCAGCGATCGTGCACTCGGGCGAGCCGCTGGCGCAGCCGACGGCGGTGACCATCGCCGAGGTGGATCTGGAGCCCTACGACGCGCTGGCGGGGTGTGCGTGATGGCGATGACCAGCGCGCTGAAGACCGAGTTGACCCAGCACCTGAAGGATCTGCACCTGCCGACGATCCGTGAATGCTACGCCGAGCAGGCCGACAAGGCGCGCCAGGAGGACCTTGCGCACGAGCGCTACCTGCTCGAGCTGGCGCGGCGCGAGAGAGAGGTACGCCGGGCTAACCGGATCGCGCGACTACTTCGCGAGTCGCGGCTGCCGCTGGAGAAGAACCTCAAGACGTTCGACCACAGGCGCCTGCCGGCGCGCGTTCACCAGCAGGTCGAGGTCCTGCTCGAGGGCTCGTTCCTCGGTCGGCACGAGAACGTGCTGGCGTTCGGCAACCCCGGGAGCGGCAAGACCCACCTGCTGTGCGCCATCGGCCAGGAGCTGATCGTCCGTCGCCGGCGCCGGGTCTACTTCTCCCCGTGCAACCTGCTGGTGCAGGAGCTGCTGGTCGCCAAGCGCGGCCTCAAGCTGGCTCGGGTCCTGAAGCGGCTGGCCGCCCACGACGCGATCGTGATCGACGACATCGGCTACGTGCAGCAGAACCGCGAGGAAATGGAGGTGCTGTTCGCTCTGCTCGCGAACCGCTACGAGCGCGGCAGCGTGATCCTGACCAGCAACCTGCCGTTCTTGAAGTGGGAGTCGATCTTCAAGGATCCGATGACGACGGCGGCGGCGATCGACCGCCTCGTCCACCACAGCGTCATCCTCGAACAGAACCTGGCCAGCTACCGCTTGGAGGCGTCGAAGAAGGGCAAAGAGAGCAAGAGCTGAGGGTCAGAGTCCGGGAGAAATAGTTGTCGCCGGCCGGAAAGAATAGTTGTCGCTGATCAGCCTTCAGCCGCGGCAGGCCGTTGGGGAACCGCTCCGGTGCTTCGCGAATGCCTCGGCGAGCACGCGGGCCGAAGGGTCGCCAGAACGACAACGAGCCCCGGCGGGTTACCCCACCGGGGCACTCAAGTTGGTAGCGGGGGCTGGATTTGAACCAGCGACCTTCGGGTTATGAGCCCGACGAGCTACCAGGCTGCTCCACCCCGCAACAGTGCCGGCAAACTAGCGGCCGGCACGCAGGGTGTCAAGGCCGCCCGGCGCCTGGCCGGGTGCCCGGCGATGCGGTCGCGGCGCCGGGAACGCGGCAACTCCGGCCCGGCCGTGGCGTTGCGCGGGCCCTGCCGCGCCGATATGCTGCGCCGTCTGACCGGGTGCACCCACGCTTCCTGAACATCCTGAACGTCACGTTTGCACGGAGGTTTCCGTTGATTCGATTCCGTCCTTGGGCCGTGCCGGGGGCCGTGCTCGTGTGCCTGCTGGCCCTGAGCGCGGGTCGGGCCCGGGCCGCGGCCGAGGTCCATCGGCTGAACTTGATGCTCTCGGGCATCCCGACGAGCGTCGCGGGTGGCGACTTCAACGACGCGATCGAGCGGTACAACAAGCTCAAGCTCGACCCGGTGGGCTACGAGCATCTCGAGAAGATCGCGTTCACGTGGGCGTTCGACGGTGAGCTGCGGTATTTCGTGCGACCGAACTTCGCGGTGACCGCGGGCATCTCGCACCTGCGCGCGGGGCAGCGCAAGGAATTCCTGCCCAGCATCACGACGGGCATCAACCTGCACACCGAGGTCCTCACCGTGCCCGTGCACGTGGGCGCCGCCTACTACCTGCAGCCCTACAACCAGGGCGACTTCCAGGCGCGCGCGTACTTCGGCGCCGGCATGGTTCAGTACACGCACACGCGCGCCCGCTTCGAACAGGTGTTGTCCATGGCCACGTTCGACTCGACCCTGTACGCGAACTCGGGCGGCACCCAGCGCTACTCGCTGACGCAGGACGCACCCGGCTACTACGTCGAGGGCGGCGGTCACATGTTCTTCGCGAGCCGTTTCTCGGCGATGGTGGGCGTCGTCTACCGCAGCGGCGTGCTGCGCGGCATGGTGCTCGACGCGGCCGACCAGGACGGCGTTCCGACTTCGACGCCGCGCTACACCGCGGTGCTCAATCCGGACGGCAGCCCGTACAAGCTGGACGTCAGCGGGATCGGCGTGAAGCTGGCGGTCGGCATCGGGTTCTGAAGCCGGCGCCGAAGGACGGCGGGGCGGGCGCCTTCGAGGGCGCCCGCCCCGCTTTCGTCTTCCCCTCAGCGCGCGAGCGAGTCCGCGTGGCCGTTCCCGAGGCGGTAGATGGTCTCGTTGGGGCGCGCCAGGCCCTGCCGGCGCAGGACCTCCTCGGCGTGCTCCTGCCGCACGCGCGGGTCGTCGAGCCGCGCCTCGAGCTTGCGCGTCTCGGCCTGCACGCGCCGGGTCTCGACGTCGGTCTCGGTGAGTTCCTGGCGCAGGCGCACGATGCGCCACAGGCTGTGGTCCGAGAGCACGGCCGCCCACAGCAACCAGGCCGAGACGGCGAGCAGGGCCCAGCGGATCCACCGGCGCTCGCCACCACCGGGCAGGTAGGGTGAGCGCAGCGGCTTCTTCAGGACGCGTGCGGTGATGTCCCTGGGGCGCACGTTCGACCTCCCTGTCGGTTGCGCCGGCGCGCCGCGCGGTTCGAGGCGTGCCGTCCTCCGGCGGCGCCAGTCCGTGGCGCCGGTGCAGCGATCAGCGGAGCGCCCGAAACGCCTGCCGGCCGGG
Coding sequences:
- a CDS encoding ATP-binding protein — its product is MTSALKTELTQHLKDLHLPTIRECYAEQADKARQEDLAHERYLLELARREREVRRANRIARLLRESRLPLEKNLKTFDHRRLPARVHQQVEVLLEGSFLGRHENVLAFGNPGSGKTHLLCAIGQELIVRRRRRVYFSPCNLLVQELLVAKRGLKLARVLKRLAAHDAIVIDDIGYVQQNREEMEVLFALLANRYERGSVILTSNLPFLKWESIFKDPMTTAAAIDRLVHHSVILEQNLASYRLEASKKGKESKS
- a CDS encoding septum formation initiator family protein — protein: MRPRDITARVLKKPLRSPYLPGGGERRWIRWALLAVSAWLLWAAVLSDHSLWRIVRLRQELTETDVETRRVQAETRKLEARLDDPRVRQEHAEEVLRRQGLARPNETIYRLGNGHADSLAR